The segment ccttagtgtgtagatcgtgggcgatctgtagtcaggttgcccgaatgtaagatatgaatattagtttataagatttgaatattagtttaagatttactcatcgatagtattataagaaataccaatgtactcgatatatcgatacttgtcctcgacaagtatcgatatgccaacacacattcattcgaatacgccgatcaagaaagaagaacatataataaaaccgtgctattaaaagtttacaccTTATTCATAGAATGCTGATGCCAGTTCATACACCGAACATGTCGCAAAGGAACTTCTGGATTGGATCCCAGGGTCGTCGGCTCTGGCATTCGGCTAGCGCCGCGTCATCATGAGCCAGCCATGACGCCCATTCATGCGACGCCGAATCAAAAGCTGAGATAGCTTCGAGACGAGTAAGTGAATCAGTATGTAATTGTGGACacaatttaaaaatatttcttTTTTCACAGAGGACCTACATATGTATCGTAAGCTTCGCCACAAACGCCGTTTTTCATGTTTGTTTTTCATATTCTCGTTTTCCACCATTTTGAGTGGCTaaagaaaatatgaaataaCGTAAAAACAAGATTAAAAGGAACTTTTAAAAACCAGTGACCTTGtgctgatttctgtttgcctggtaTTCCACATTTAAAATTCCACTTTTCCACCATTTTGAGCGGCCGAAGAACGGAAATGTgaccaaagaaaatatgagAAAACGTTGCAAAATTTGGGGATTTGAAAAATGGCGGGacaaataataaaattaaaaaaaccagtgaccttctgctgatttctgttcgcctggtatcccagatttgTAATTTCCGTTTTTGGGCATTTGAAAGTTGTtgtacaacaacaagaacaaatTTTGTACAACAATTGACAACAAcaacttttgttgttttctccGTTATTTGTGGCCCGATCTAGGCGTGCGACGGCTTCCCGTACTCGGAATAGGTTCCTTGATCTAATgcagtccttatcaaggaccaaggattCAGGATATTTTTTCCAGACACATATATCTTGGTTTCCCTCTTATTCGTGGCCCGATCGCGACGTACGCCAGCTTCTGCGATCAGATCTGTCCTTGATCATTCGCTAAGGACTACAACAAACGAACCATACAGATCTAGTTTTTCCGGCTATTTGTGGGCCGATTTAGGcgtgcgacggcttcctgtggtcgaaaaaatgtccctgatttgatggagtccttatcaaggacaTTTTCCCGAATCGAAAATATGTATTTTTCTCCGCTATTTGTGAACCGATCTGGGCGTGCCACGCCTTTTTTAACCGGGATAGTGTCCCCAAAACAGAAGACAGAAAGGATGAGTTTTCAATCATTTTATTCATCAGAACTAAGCTTAGTATAGGATACGttagtataaataaataaacaagtgAATAAAATTTGTATCTACTATCTAAATGTTTAAACGCGTATATCcttaaacctaacaacaacgaTATGTATCTAGAGTGTAGTAGCCCGCGTAGCTCCTCGCTTGGTTGCCATAGTCAAAGTCCTTGTTGTCGATGGCTTGTTAGACTCGGATGCTACGGGGTGCGATTCTGTCCTGCTGGGATACGATTCTGTCCGGCTGGGATACTTTGATAGGACCCCGTCTGGCGGGTCGAAATCGGATACGACTTCGTTTGTGGCGAAGCTTACGATACATATGTAGGTCCTCTGTGAAAAaagaaatatttttaaattgtGTCCACAATTACATACTGATTCACTTACTCGTCTCGAAGCTATCCCAGCTTTTGATTCGGCGACGCATGAATGGGCGTCATGGCTGGCTCATGATGACGCGGCGCTAGCCGAATGCCAGAGCCGACGACCCTGGGATCCAATCCAGAAAGTTCCTTTGCGACATGTTCGGTGTATGAACTGGCATCAGCATTCTATGAATAAGGTAATGTTTTATTGTCAGTGAAAGGATATTACTAATTGTTATTTAAATATACGGCTATGGGTTGACTACGAAGTGTCCAATAATTAGCTAGACATGATGGGTACGACTATGTCGTCCATATTCGAATCTAAAACTAATCCCGTAGAGCTAGAAGGGTCAATGGAAATACtgtaaaaaaatattaaatataacttgaaacgagggggaacgttgtgagttgctgaggagaccgcaactctacagttatactcgatactaagtcagtatggctctcctccggcagacgccgctaatattaagcgacacgacaaagagtgcgtttTGCAGAAGTTACTACTTCCAGATGCTCCTCACCTGGCAACTAGAGCTGATCCAGAAAAAGTCGAAAGATTTGTAGGATCAGTTGTTAAGAAAAATGGTAAACAATACTATGAATTCGGTCCACAGAACTCTAGACATCATCATGTCATATCGGGACCAACGTTCGACGCAAAAAGTGTTACATTATTAGTAAAGAATCGGATCAGTGAAAAGCACTGGGTAAATGAATCAGTGATTGAGTCTAAAATGCGATGGGCAGAGGTACAAGAAATAGTCTCGGATTGTTTAAAAAAGCAAGACAATCGTATATATAATTATATGAGTTATTTGCTAGAAAATCGTAAGCGGTAAAACATTTTTACACGTTATATATAATGTGTTTTAAGTGCATGTGCCTGAATAAATGTTTAATACCCCTTTAGCTTATCCTATTATTATCCCTTTATCCTATTATTGTTTACGTATGCAGCCTCAGCTAATATGTAATTAAAGCGAAATGACTTGTACTTTAAGAATAAAATGGTGTATAACGCGCATTAGAATGTACCTAACATCTTTTAGAAATTAGTTGGTAGATAATGTTCACCCTACGGCAATATAAAAGAACAAATAATCAATTCTATTCCAGCAACACTGTTATTGGCTTTTTGTTGTGAAACGGTCCAAATCATACTATCAGTCGTCATGACTTCTTCCCCTTTACAAAAGTAAACAATTGAGGAGTATTTCAAGAAACTTTTATAGAAAATTCGGTGGAAAGGTTGGCAACAAGATAAGCTAAGAAAATGGAAAGCGTTGTTATGAGTTCGGTCCAGACAATTTCAAGCCAGGATGTATCATAGAAGAATTCATGGTTGACGACAAAGAAGTTACTTTTTTGGTTCTGAATCGGATGAGCGGGGAGCACTGGAATAATGAAAGCGTGATTAAGTGGAAACCAGGTCAATAGTTTCAGAAAATTTATGCCGCAAAATCGTAGATAAATTCATTATAATATTGTATTGGTCGCTTGTGAAAATCATGTTAAATTGTTTAGAATTTTGAAACAAGGAGTGCGGTTTCCAAATTTCCGCCATAATGTGCCTTTAAATAAGTGATATGATAATAAGTATTTGCCATTCCACGTAAATGAAGTTAAAAAGCACCATATAGTAGCACCATTCCCATCACTAACATTAAAAGCTTctttttgttgtgaaatattttgTATGATTTCGAGCTACCACTAAACAACCCGACCATTTAAAAGGTTGGCCCTCAGTGCTTATTGCCTAATTGTTGCACAGATATACATAAAGAAAGCATATATTGTAGTAAAAAACAAACCCAAAGCAATGGAAGTCGAAACAAACAACAGTTCCAGTAATGACTCCATCGATCAAATTGAGTCATCCCAAGGTCCAGTGATGAATATTTCTGGGAGACGTCGAGACACCCCTCGCATTAGGGGGAAAAATAACAATTCCAACGATCCTAAGTAGAATTCTGTTGAAATGTAGCTCTCCACCACCACTGCCCCAAGCGATCCGTACAAAGTCGACTACACACAGAAGCTGTgtttcctgtgtgtaaaaacACCAGTCGAACGGAAGCGCTTATACCATATGTTCCTGTCGACGTCTACGCCTCTAGGCAACGACTTCGAGAAAGTGAATTCTATGTACAGGAATAAAGCAGACTTCAAAATTGACCACCAATTCAGCGTGGGCACAATCTGTGCAGGATCACTGTACCGCAGAGTTCAGAAACACTTTTCCGATGCTACGTGGAACAAGCAAGGGAATGTTTTTGAAATGGAAATGATTGGAGAGTGTGACGCCTATGGGGTTCAAAATAAAGTGTATCAGATGCACAGTGAGGAAGTGGAAAAACTATTTAATTACATAAAGTACTTGAGCATTACAAAGAGCTGAACCAAAACTGTCTTTAAATATCTGAGTTGTGATTGTTTTTTACATCTTTATTAAAACTCGTCTTTAAACATACTTGTAGTATGGGTTGTTTCTTGGTTAAAGCAACTTCCTATAACTAATCTTAAATTGTGTGAACCCATAGTGGCTCAGTAGCTGTTGTAGTATGTATCCGTTTGTTACAAAAAACACTGCGCCCTGCAGTCCAATCCAGTTGAAGCTGTTCCAGGTTTTGaactccagcagcagccacagcgcCTGGGCCAGCAGCCAAAGGACCAACAGGAATATGGATCGGCTCCACGACAGGAGTTTGAAGTTGTTCAGGCACAGGGGCAGGATCGCCAAGTACCAGATGAAGTATTGTGAGGTCACCACGGAGTTGTAGGTAACGCTTACAAAGGCCACGGTGAAGATGCAAAACGGCAGCGTCTGACGAAACTGGCCAAAGCTCAAGCTCAGGTAGAGAATGAGGCAAAACTGCGGAGCTACTAACAGCAGCTTCGTCAGCAACGCAGATTCCTCAACTGTCGCCGCGCTGCCCAGATATTGAAGCAAGAACTGCAGTGAGAAGTTGTGACGTGAGTCCTTGCGCACAAAGTGGTAGAGGTAGGCTTCGTAGATGTATTGCCAGCCATAGAGTGAATAGAAAGTCCACGTGAAGGCCACTAGACTGAGAAGTGTGCCTAGGACCAGGGAGAACTGTTGCTTGTTGGGGCGCATGATTTGGCGCAGGAAATCGAAAGGCGTTCGCGTTAGACGTGATGACAAAGACAGATAGTAAGCCAGACTAAATAGCAAAGGATATAGTCGTAAATGGATAACTAGTCCGTGCGCCAGTCCGGCGGCAAAGATGAGCCAATTCTTGTGCGACGAATTGTGTTCCGATCGAATCAGCAGATAGATGGTCAAGATCACAAAAAAGCTTGAAAAGCAGTCTCCGCTCCCGCGTGTGGATATTACTGCCGTCAGCGGATTGTAGAGCCAGCAGCATGCGGAGACGCGAGCGATGTTTTCTGGGTGACTTCGTTCGTCCAGCGCATCGAGGGACTGGTCTGGTTCATGGGGCCTGTTGAACTTGCTGAGCAGATGCTGCACGGTCTTCTGGTACTGACTCTTGATCTCCATGTGCACCAGGTGATAAATAAGAGTAGCAATGAGCAAATCGAAAGTCGCGTAGAGTAGTTTTCCGCACGCCGGGTGTACCAATATGTTTAGTGTCTGAAGATATGCCATTATAGGGCTGTAACGATAGGTGTGCCTCGCAAACGGAGTATCTCCCGCCAGCACTTGACAGGCTCCATCAGTGACCACTTTGTAGTCGATGTCCGATGTAGGGCACCGCAGACTTACTGTCGTGTATTTGTCCGTAGCAGATCAGAACAAGGCGAATTAGAGCGGAGATCATCAGATGGGTTCTAAAGCTAATATGCAGGATTTGACGGCCAAATCGTTGCCATCCGGTACTCGCCACTTTCGTTCGTAACATTTTGTTTATTGCTCTTCGTTTACAACTTTGTTTTTAGCTCCATTGCACTCTTTCGAATGCAGCTCAAAAATTTCTTAAACTCGGCGTCGCAGATCTTATGCTGCACGTTCGGGTCGCGCGACACGCAAATTGCATATGCTGAGGCCTTGTCGGCACACTTTGTAAGCAGAATTGGGTAGTTGCGGAGACGTTGGTTGGCTTTGCGCACCGATTCCATTCCTCAACGTTAACGTTTGTGCGGCGGCACACGAATCTCACTGGGAGGCAAGGGATCTGCTATGAACGCGTCGTAAATGGGCTTGGAGAAGAATATGAGTAGCGAGCTCGTCAGGAAACTGATCTGAAACAGTCGCGGGTTTCGCTGTATCCAAGTGCGCTTGGGCAGCACGGCTGTACGACGGCGCCGACCAGGttgttgtggctgctgctgctcctttttGTCTAACAAGTCTTGAATGTCTTTTGGTGGCTTGTACTGCGGTATGGACATTATTTTTCTCTGTTGGTAATGAAAGTTAGCGTGACATACAGCATCAAGCGCATCGAAAACTCACGACTTGCCGGCACCTTTGGATGCTTCTGTTAAGTATGGTTTTTCCAAATTGATTCCACTGCAACAAAGCGATATTTTATGCCACTTTAGACAACATTGGCGCATAGCCTCGAGAACGTCAGCACATTTATCCTCCTGGTAATTGTTTTCTGCAATGACGATTCTTGATAAGTCGCACAAGCTTACATAATAACAAAGGAAACCATTTCAGGTACGTACCGTTCAAACAGGCTTGTATGCGGCAGGCGTTCGCTTTGCAAGGATCCTTCTTGCGAGATGCAGACATGTAACTATATAGCTATTTTCATCGATTTTAAACGCAAACTAAAATTTCTTATGACATGTGTGTCTTCTTGCTAGTGATGTAAAATAACATCGATGCACCGAGCATCGATGTTTTTCTGCCGATGCTTACTGATGTTTTCCGATGTTTTTGCTGCTACCGATGTTTTGCAAAACATCGATCGTTTAATTTCAAATCATTGCGTATTTGTCGTCTGTAAGCAGCAACACAGCAATGCCAAATAAAGTAAACATATTTGACTTAAAATGAATCAAATTTATTATAGATGGTATACATTTGTTTAAATATGAAACTGCGAAAGCCGTTAACATCATTCGAAGGCAACCCGTTGTGTGTTTGGGAAGGTATGAGGAATACTGTTCAGTCACAGACATATACCTTATTAATATTACAGAATATACAGTACAATTTCATACACAAATACTCATAAATACAATTGTCCATGTCACTTCATGTGAATGAATATGACGACACGAAAATTACATTAGCAACTAAGAATAGACAATTGCACTTGTAAACTCGAACCCACCAAAAAGGATGAAGCAATAAACTATTTACTTTGTTGCTGCCAAATACCTAAGTAAATGCACTGAAATGTAACCACGCACAGAGTAAGTGCACCCTATCTAAAAATACACTCACATGGAGCCTGGCGTTCCTTCCCATACAATAAGAGTACCACTGCTAGCTATATAAGGAgatgcatttgttcaataaaactcagtatcagaaacagtTCCACAACTGCCTGTCACTAATTGTCccatcgcaatcatcagaggctgtcgccgtgtcttcagaTCCTCATTTCGCGCACCGTATCGTATGATGCCCACTTcgcagtccaactggttcaagttctagttgcgacgaccaaactgtagacggtttatgtaccgtatACAACCCAGCTTCCAACAACACAATTTTTAagttttaatatttttttgtataataATATGCGTCGCCGAATCAAAATCTGGGATAGCTTCGAGACGAGTAAGTGAATCAGTATGTAATTGTGGACacaatttaaaaatatttcttTTTTCACAGAGGACCTACATATGTATCGTAATCTTCGCCACAAACGAAGTCGTATCCGATTTCGACCCGCCAGACGGGGTCCTATCAAAGTATACCAGCCGGACAGAATCGTATCCCAGCAGGACAGAATCGCACCCCGTAGCATCCGAGTCTAACAAGCCATCGACAACAAGGACTTTGACTATGGCAACCAAGCGAGGGGCTACGCGGGCTACTACACTCTAGATAAATAtcgttgttgttaggtttaagGATATACGCGTTTAAACATTTAGATAGTAGATACAAATTTTATCcacttgtttatttatttataataaCGTATCCTATAGTAAGCTAAGTTCTGATGAATAAAATGATTGAAAAGTCATCCTTTCTGTCTTCTGTTTTGGGGACACTATCCCGGCTAAAAAAGGCGTGGCACGCCCAGATCGGTTCACAAATAGCGGAGAAAAATACATATTTTCGATTCGGGAAAAtgtccttgataaggactccatcaaatcagggacattttttcaaccacaggaagccgtcgcacgCCTAAGTCGGCCCACAAATAGCCGGAAAAACTAGATCTGTATGGTTCGTTTGTTGTAGTCCTTAGCGAAGGATCAAGGACAGATCTATGTGTCTGGAaaaaatatcctgaacccttggtccttgataaggactgcATTAGATCAAGGAACCTATTCCGAGTACAGGATGCCGACGCACGCCTAGATCGGGCCACAAATAACggagaaaacaacaaaagttgTTGTTGTCAATTGTTGTACAAAatttgttcttgttgttgtacaACAACTTTCAAATGCCCAAAAACGGGAATTAcaaatctgggataccaggcgaacagaaatcagcagaaggtcactggtttttttaattttattatttttcccgccatttttcatattttctttggtcACTTTTCCGTTCTTCGGCCGCTCAAAATGGTGGAAAAGTGGAGTTTCAAATGTGgaataccaggcgaacagaaatcagcacaAGGTCactggtttttatacccgatactcaaaatgagtataggggtatattagatttgtggtaaaagtggatgtgtgtaacgtccagaaggaatcgtttccgaccccataaagtatatatattcttgatcagaatcaatagccgagtcgattgagccctgtctgtctgtccgtccgtccgtctgtccgtctgtccgtccccttcagcgcctagtgctcaaagactataagagctagagcaacgatgttttggatccagacttctgtgatatgtcactgcaacaaaaatatttcaaaacttcgccccgcccacttccgcccccacaaaagacgaaaatctgtggcatccacaattttaaagatatgagaaaaccaaaaacgtagaattgtagagaatgaccatatctttaagactgcggaatctgaattggatcgtattattattatagccagcatcaagaaaacaatttcattttttctcgccctgtctctctctaacacacacgtagcataggcggctttgcttagagtaaaacattagcgcctagatctcagagactaaaaaactagagcaaccaaatttggtatccacactcctaatatatcggaccgagacgagtttgtttctaaatttcgccacacccccttccgcccccgcaaaggacgaaaatctggggatattcaaaaatctcagagactattaaggctagagtaaccaaatttggtatccgcactcctgttagatcttactataaaacgtgtatctcaaaatttcgccccacccccttccgcccacacaaaagacgaaaatctgttgcatccacaatattgcacattcgagaaaactaaaaacgcagaatcatagataatgaccatatctatcagattgctgaatctggatcagatcagatcatttttatagccaataggaacaaatcaatttgcagtggctacgcagcgcccgacttcacgctcagactgattttctgtctctctcgcacgcactctttgtcgtgtcgtttaatattagcggcgtctgccggaggagagccatactgacttagtatcgggtataaccgtagagttgcggtgtccgcagcaactcacaacgttccccctcgtttaaagtTCCTTTTAATCTTGGTTTTACGttatttcatattttctttAGCCACTCAAAATGGTGGACAACGAGAATATGAAAAACAAACATGAAAAACGGAAAaattgaattaaaaaaaatttaaaaaaccAGTGaccttctgctgatttctgttcgcctggtgttca is part of the Drosophila miranda strain MSH22 chromosome Y unlocalized genomic scaffold, D.miranda_PacBio2.1 Contig_Y1_pilon, whole genome shotgun sequence genome and harbors:
- the LOC117191577 gene encoding uncharacterized protein LOC117191577, which produces RHDKECVLQKLLLPDAPHLATRADPEKVERFVGSVVKKNGKQYYEFGPQNSRHHHVISGPTFDAKSVTLLVKNRISEKHWVNESVIESKMRWAEVQEIVSDCLKKQDNRIYNYMSYLLENRKR
- the LOC108160159 gene encoding uncharacterized protein LOC108160159 translates to MESVRKANQRLRNYPILLTKCADKASAYAICVSRDPNVQHKICDAEFKKFLSCIRKSAMELKTKL
- the LOC117189937 gene encoding uncharacterized protein LOC117189937, whose product is MSIPQYKPPKDIQDLLDKKEQQQPQQPGRRRRTAVLPKRTWIQRNPRLFQISFLTSSLLIFFSKPIYDAFIADPLPPSEIRVPPHKR